One window of Oncorhynchus kisutch isolate 150728-3 unplaced genomic scaffold, Okis_V2 Okis05a-Okis16b_hom, whole genome shotgun sequence genomic DNA carries:
- the LOC109877641 gene encoding R3H domain-containing protein 1 isoform X2 produces MRMSDPVTVKDISRTETMKVCEAGVELEAADWTDTTTLGADSRQNGVKDKPKPSGSLVPEHNATGHQDGSCCDNKRETSQQSPVSAGQSVRGSKSRAKVKLVRSLAVCEESSPPFLTAHQLTPDPQISQSFDKEELSAKEEKEKVEKPEKMSRKMLSRDSSQDYTDSTGIDLHEFLVNTLKNNPRDRMMLLKLEQDILDFISNNESQKRKFPPMTSYHRMLLHRVAAYFGMDHNVDPTGKSVIINKTSNTRIPDQKFSEHIKDDKTDDFQKRYILKRDNASFDREDGMIRMRLKDDRRSKSIEEREEDYQRARDRIFAPDGDHFHLDGRSPDEEACISTQQRRQLFRLGDGRSASSRQSSSENDPKNCDARPWSSTDSDSSNRNLRPTMTKASSFSSISVLIRGDSSASSKSTGRLSKTGSESSNSVGSSTSSISRPQVLHLPLPVPAALTQAAGPVGGPSTVLPTPSSSSASSAATAPSSSRASVHCDRGSRNGPAPASGPAPTQATANATSYYLLPPEATGIPPGSILVNPHTGQPFVNPDGSAVVYNPSMTSQQGGRSQQSLAPPLPPPAPHQPTNHVLSQPVRHLQPSAPQPIQYSTISYPPPQFLPLSSNQQYTLQEGLAAQFSHMSVVRQASSDVTNGGPHPAMYPSGPVVLQAPLQHQQTGYMVAPPGPPVVGQTQAYPGPAHPMSQPVMQQQQGYMPQQMHTCYCAPAQDPHSHCNQHYRPVSPVHYTSPQNQPLPQQPGYHAVMPNQPQVPQHQNLVNNQQHSNMGNHMTAFMVQYPSMPSYQVSMPQGSQNMPPHQQACQQPMMIQSHPSQAPMAMSGMQVYYSVMPPNQHSTMSPSMGFLPPAGAEQMQFPRASSPCGTQQLPGQQCSGVLPGPHSGGMVMMQLTLPPNHQPRAHSPPQWKHNRYYSLDHTRSQRSSEQLNNSQNSPQLGGPSTPPAQPQAPTHQLTSIKNLRSAGLTPIPIMTQFPRPFGPGQAVDGRYPLLGQPLQYNPAIRPPLIHGTHHMIPNHHHGPMGIRHHGGRGRRPPPRKSLSSDLSVGDPVNGGVLEVLELPEGISRTEADSLLGELYRGGAMIKWLSETQQHQHQSGETLLKHCGAGGDGNNGDTNTDTTSCSKPPSSNHNDLASTYTILAVFPSRYAAQNALLRHSGPAGPGPILTTTFKLRTSKRHSDEFHNQERTTSQ; encoded by the exons TCCAGGGCCAAGGTAAAGTTAGTACGGAGCCTGGCTGTCTGTGAAgagtcctctcctccctttctaaCTGCACACCAGCTGACTCCAGATCCTCAG ATATCCCAGTCCTTTGATAAGGAGGAGCTGTCTGccaaggaggagaaagagaaggtggAGAAACCAGAGAAGATGTCCAGGAAAATGCTGTcaagag ATTCCAGCCAGGACTACACAGACTCTACTGGAATAGACCTGCATGAGTTCCTGGTCAACACTCTAAAGAACAACCCCAGAGACAGAATGATGCTGTTGAAGTTGGAGCAGGACATTCTGGATTTTATCAGTAATAATGA AAGCCAGAAGAGGAAGTTCCCTCCCATGACTTCGTACCATAGAATGCTGCTACATCGAGTGGCTGCCTACTTTGGCATGGATCACAATGTTGACCCCACTGGGAAGTCTGTCATCATCAACAAAACTAGCAATACAAGAAT ACCAGATCAAAAATTCTCAGAACACATAAAAGACGACAAAACGGATGATTTCCAAAAACGCTACATTCTCAAAAGAGACAACGCCAGCTTCGACCGGGAAGACGGCATG ATACGAATGCGCCTGAAAGACGACAGGAGAAGCAAATCTAtcgaggagagggaggaagactaTCAGAGAGCCAGGGACAGGATATTTGCACCAGAT GGAGATCATTTCCACCTAGATGGAAG GAGCCCTGATGAAGAGGCTTGTATCAGCACTCAACAGAGGCGGCAACTCTTCAG ACTAGGGGACGGGCGGTCAGCCAGCAGTAGACAGAGCAGCTCTGAGAATGACCCCAAGAACTGTGATGCCCGGCCGTGGAGCAGCACTGATTCAGACAGCTCCAACCGTAACCTGAGGCCGACCATGACCAAGGCCAGCAGCTTCAGCAGCATCTCTGTCCTCATCAGAGGAGACAGCTCAGCCAGCAGCAAGAGCACTGGACGCCTCTCCAAAACAG gtTCTGAGTCTTCTAATAGTGTAGGGTCTTCTACGAGTTCCATCTCTCGCCCCCAAGTACTCCACCTGCCTCTCCCTGTCCCAGCTGCTCTAACCCAGGCAGCCGGCCCTGTCGGGGGCCCCAGCACGGTGCTACctacaccctcctcctcctctgcgtCCTCCGCTGCCACGGCCCCCAGCAGTAGTAGAGCTTCTGTACACTGTGATCGGGGCAGCAGGAATGGCCCGGCACCTGCATCCGGCCCAGCGCCAACCCAGGCCACTGCTAATGCTACTAGTTACTATTTGCTTCCCCCAGAAGCCACAGGGATACCGCCTGGCAGTATACTGGTCAACCCACACACAG GCCAACCCTTTGTGAACCCTGACGGCAGTGCTGTGGTCTACAACCCCTCGATGACCTCACAGCAAGGTGGGAGGAGCCAGCAGTCCTTGGCCCCTCCCCTACCACCCCCAGCCCCGCACCAGCCAACCAATCACGTCCTCTCCCAG CCGGTTCGGCATCTCCAGCCCTCTGCTCCACAGCCGATCCAGTACTCAACCATCTCTTACCCTCCTCCTCAGTTCCTGCCACTCTCCTCTAACCAACAATACACTTTG CAAGAAGGGCTGGCTGCCCAGTTCAGCCACATGAGTGTGGTGCGCCAGGCGTCCAGCGACGTCACTAACGGTGGCCCCCACCCTGCCATGTACCCCTCGGGCCCTGTGGTGCTCCAGGCCCCCCTGCAGCACCAGCAGACTGGCTACATGGTGGCCCCTCCAGGGCCCCCTGTGGTGGGGCAAACCCAGGCCTACCCCGGCCCTGCACACCCTATGAGCCAGCCGGTCATGCAGCAGCAGCAGGGCTACATGCCACAGCAG ATGCACACATGTTACTGTGCTCCAGCCCAGGACCCCCACTCCCACTGCAACCAGCACTATCGCCCTGTCAGCCCCGTGCACTACACCAGCCCCCAGAACCAGCCTCTTCCCCAGCagccag GTTACCACGCTGTGATGCCAAATCAGCCCCAAGTCCCTCAGCATCAGAACCTGGTGAACAACCAGCAGCACAGCAATATGGGAAATCACATGACGGCCTTCATGGTCCAGTACCCTTCAATGCCGTCTTATCAG GTATCAATGCCCCAGGGGTCTCAGAACATGCCTCCACATCAGCAGGCATGTCAACAGCCCATGATGATCCAGAGCCATCCAAGCCAAGCTCCCATGGCCATGTCAGGCATGCAGGTTTACTACAGTGTCATGCCCCCAAATCAACACAGCACCATGAG TCCATCGATGGGTTTCTTACCTCCTGCTGGGGCAGAGCAGATGCAGTTTCCCCGGGCTTCGTCTCCGTGTGGAACCCAGCAGCTACCAGGACAGCAGTGCTCAG GTGTGCTCCCCGGTCCTCACAGTGGTGGGATGGTGATGATGCAGCTGACCCTGCCCCCTAACCACCAGCccagagcccactcccctccacagTGGAAACACAACAGATACTACAGTCTGGATCACACACGCAGCCAGAGGTCCTCAGAACAACTAAATAACTCACAG AACAGTCCTCAGCTGGGCGGCCCCAGCACGCCTCCAGCCCAGCCCCAAGCCCCAACCCACCAACTCACCTCCATAAAGAACCTCCGCTCGGCCGGCCTCACCCCCATCCCCATAATGACCCAGTTCCCCAGACCCTTCGGCCCAGGGCAGGCAGTGGACGGCAGATACCCATTGCTGGGTCAACCCCTCCAGTACAACCCTGCCATCAGGCCTCCGCTGATCCATGGCACACACCACATgatccccaaccaccaccac GGCCCAATGGGAATCCGGCATCATGGGGGGCGAGGGAGGAGACCACCACCTAGGAAGTCATTATCATCAGATCTTAGTGTAGGTGACCCAg TGAACGGTGGAGTCCTGGAGGTGCTGGAGCTACCAGAGGGCATCAGTCGTACGGAGGCAGACTCTCTCCTGGGGGAACTGTACAGAGGAGGGGCCATGATCAAGTGGTTGTCTGAGACCCAACAGCACCAACACCAGTCTGGTGAAACCCTGCTGAAGCACTGTGGGGCTGGGGGGGACGGTAACAACGGtgacacaaacactgacactacttCCTGTTCCAAACCCCCCAGTAGTAACCATAATGACCTGGCGTCCACCTACACCATCCTGGCTGTGTTTCCCTCCAGGTACGCAGCTCAGAACGCCTTGCTCAGACACAGTGGCCCTGCCGGCCCTGGACCCATTCTTACCACCACGTTCAAACTCAGAACTAGCAAGAGACACTCTGATGAGTTTCACAACCAGGAGAGGACCACCTCTCAATAA
- the LOC109877641 gene encoding R3H domain-containing protein 1 isoform X1, whose product MRMSDPVTVKDISRTETMKVCEAGVELEAADWTDTTTLGADSRQNGVKDKPKPSGSLVPEHNATGHQDGSCCDNKRETSQQQSPVSAGQSVRGSKSRAKVKLVRSLAVCEESSPPFLTAHQLTPDPQISQSFDKEELSAKEEKEKVEKPEKMSRKMLSRDSSQDYTDSTGIDLHEFLVNTLKNNPRDRMMLLKLEQDILDFISNNESQKRKFPPMTSYHRMLLHRVAAYFGMDHNVDPTGKSVIINKTSNTRIPDQKFSEHIKDDKTDDFQKRYILKRDNASFDREDGMIRMRLKDDRRSKSIEEREEDYQRARDRIFAPDGDHFHLDGRSPDEEACISTQQRRQLFRLGDGRSASSRQSSSENDPKNCDARPWSSTDSDSSNRNLRPTMTKASSFSSISVLIRGDSSASSKSTGRLSKTGSESSNSVGSSTSSISRPQVLHLPLPVPAALTQAAGPVGGPSTVLPTPSSSSASSAATAPSSSRASVHCDRGSRNGPAPASGPAPTQATANATSYYLLPPEATGIPPGSILVNPHTGQPFVNPDGSAVVYNPSMTSQQGGRSQQSLAPPLPPPAPHQPTNHVLSQPVRHLQPSAPQPIQYSTISYPPPQFLPLSSNQQYTLQEGLAAQFSHMSVVRQASSDVTNGGPHPAMYPSGPVVLQAPLQHQQTGYMVAPPGPPVVGQTQAYPGPAHPMSQPVMQQQQGYMPQQMHTCYCAPAQDPHSHCNQHYRPVSPVHYTSPQNQPLPQQPGYHAVMPNQPQVPQHQNLVNNQQHSNMGNHMTAFMVQYPSMPSYQVSMPQGSQNMPPHQQACQQPMMIQSHPSQAPMAMSGMQVYYSVMPPNQHSTMSPSMGFLPPAGAEQMQFPRASSPCGTQQLPGQQCSGVLPGPHSGGMVMMQLTLPPNHQPRAHSPPQWKHNRYYSLDHTRSQRSSEQLNNSQNSPQLGGPSTPPAQPQAPTHQLTSIKNLRSAGLTPIPIMTQFPRPFGPGQAVDGRYPLLGQPLQYNPAIRPPLIHGTHHMIPNHHHGPMGIRHHGGRGRRPPPRKSLSSDLSVGDPVNGGVLEVLELPEGISRTEADSLLGELYRGGAMIKWLSETQQHQHQSGETLLKHCGAGGDGNNGDTNTDTTSCSKPPSSNHNDLASTYTILAVFPSRYAAQNALLRHSGPAGPGPILTTTFKLRTSKRHSDEFHNQERTTSQ is encoded by the exons TCCAGGGCCAAGGTAAAGTTAGTACGGAGCCTGGCTGTCTGTGAAgagtcctctcctccctttctaaCTGCACACCAGCTGACTCCAGATCCTCAG ATATCCCAGTCCTTTGATAAGGAGGAGCTGTCTGccaaggaggagaaagagaaggtggAGAAACCAGAGAAGATGTCCAGGAAAATGCTGTcaagag ATTCCAGCCAGGACTACACAGACTCTACTGGAATAGACCTGCATGAGTTCCTGGTCAACACTCTAAAGAACAACCCCAGAGACAGAATGATGCTGTTGAAGTTGGAGCAGGACATTCTGGATTTTATCAGTAATAATGA AAGCCAGAAGAGGAAGTTCCCTCCCATGACTTCGTACCATAGAATGCTGCTACATCGAGTGGCTGCCTACTTTGGCATGGATCACAATGTTGACCCCACTGGGAAGTCTGTCATCATCAACAAAACTAGCAATACAAGAAT ACCAGATCAAAAATTCTCAGAACACATAAAAGACGACAAAACGGATGATTTCCAAAAACGCTACATTCTCAAAAGAGACAACGCCAGCTTCGACCGGGAAGACGGCATG ATACGAATGCGCCTGAAAGACGACAGGAGAAGCAAATCTAtcgaggagagggaggaagactaTCAGAGAGCCAGGGACAGGATATTTGCACCAGAT GGAGATCATTTCCACCTAGATGGAAG GAGCCCTGATGAAGAGGCTTGTATCAGCACTCAACAGAGGCGGCAACTCTTCAG ACTAGGGGACGGGCGGTCAGCCAGCAGTAGACAGAGCAGCTCTGAGAATGACCCCAAGAACTGTGATGCCCGGCCGTGGAGCAGCACTGATTCAGACAGCTCCAACCGTAACCTGAGGCCGACCATGACCAAGGCCAGCAGCTTCAGCAGCATCTCTGTCCTCATCAGAGGAGACAGCTCAGCCAGCAGCAAGAGCACTGGACGCCTCTCCAAAACAG gtTCTGAGTCTTCTAATAGTGTAGGGTCTTCTACGAGTTCCATCTCTCGCCCCCAAGTACTCCACCTGCCTCTCCCTGTCCCAGCTGCTCTAACCCAGGCAGCCGGCCCTGTCGGGGGCCCCAGCACGGTGCTACctacaccctcctcctcctctgcgtCCTCCGCTGCCACGGCCCCCAGCAGTAGTAGAGCTTCTGTACACTGTGATCGGGGCAGCAGGAATGGCCCGGCACCTGCATCCGGCCCAGCGCCAACCCAGGCCACTGCTAATGCTACTAGTTACTATTTGCTTCCCCCAGAAGCCACAGGGATACCGCCTGGCAGTATACTGGTCAACCCACACACAG GCCAACCCTTTGTGAACCCTGACGGCAGTGCTGTGGTCTACAACCCCTCGATGACCTCACAGCAAGGTGGGAGGAGCCAGCAGTCCTTGGCCCCTCCCCTACCACCCCCAGCCCCGCACCAGCCAACCAATCACGTCCTCTCCCAG CCGGTTCGGCATCTCCAGCCCTCTGCTCCACAGCCGATCCAGTACTCAACCATCTCTTACCCTCCTCCTCAGTTCCTGCCACTCTCCTCTAACCAACAATACACTTTG CAAGAAGGGCTGGCTGCCCAGTTCAGCCACATGAGTGTGGTGCGCCAGGCGTCCAGCGACGTCACTAACGGTGGCCCCCACCCTGCCATGTACCCCTCGGGCCCTGTGGTGCTCCAGGCCCCCCTGCAGCACCAGCAGACTGGCTACATGGTGGCCCCTCCAGGGCCCCCTGTGGTGGGGCAAACCCAGGCCTACCCCGGCCCTGCACACCCTATGAGCCAGCCGGTCATGCAGCAGCAGCAGGGCTACATGCCACAGCAG ATGCACACATGTTACTGTGCTCCAGCCCAGGACCCCCACTCCCACTGCAACCAGCACTATCGCCCTGTCAGCCCCGTGCACTACACCAGCCCCCAGAACCAGCCTCTTCCCCAGCagccag GTTACCACGCTGTGATGCCAAATCAGCCCCAAGTCCCTCAGCATCAGAACCTGGTGAACAACCAGCAGCACAGCAATATGGGAAATCACATGACGGCCTTCATGGTCCAGTACCCTTCAATGCCGTCTTATCAG GTATCAATGCCCCAGGGGTCTCAGAACATGCCTCCACATCAGCAGGCATGTCAACAGCCCATGATGATCCAGAGCCATCCAAGCCAAGCTCCCATGGCCATGTCAGGCATGCAGGTTTACTACAGTGTCATGCCCCCAAATCAACACAGCACCATGAG TCCATCGATGGGTTTCTTACCTCCTGCTGGGGCAGAGCAGATGCAGTTTCCCCGGGCTTCGTCTCCGTGTGGAACCCAGCAGCTACCAGGACAGCAGTGCTCAG GTGTGCTCCCCGGTCCTCACAGTGGTGGGATGGTGATGATGCAGCTGACCCTGCCCCCTAACCACCAGCccagagcccactcccctccacagTGGAAACACAACAGATACTACAGTCTGGATCACACACGCAGCCAGAGGTCCTCAGAACAACTAAATAACTCACAG AACAGTCCTCAGCTGGGCGGCCCCAGCACGCCTCCAGCCCAGCCCCAAGCCCCAACCCACCAACTCACCTCCATAAAGAACCTCCGCTCGGCCGGCCTCACCCCCATCCCCATAATGACCCAGTTCCCCAGACCCTTCGGCCCAGGGCAGGCAGTGGACGGCAGATACCCATTGCTGGGTCAACCCCTCCAGTACAACCCTGCCATCAGGCCTCCGCTGATCCATGGCACACACCACATgatccccaaccaccaccac GGCCCAATGGGAATCCGGCATCATGGGGGGCGAGGGAGGAGACCACCACCTAGGAAGTCATTATCATCAGATCTTAGTGTAGGTGACCCAg TGAACGGTGGAGTCCTGGAGGTGCTGGAGCTACCAGAGGGCATCAGTCGTACGGAGGCAGACTCTCTCCTGGGGGAACTGTACAGAGGAGGGGCCATGATCAAGTGGTTGTCTGAGACCCAACAGCACCAACACCAGTCTGGTGAAACCCTGCTGAAGCACTGTGGGGCTGGGGGGGACGGTAACAACGGtgacacaaacactgacactacttCCTGTTCCAAACCCCCCAGTAGTAACCATAATGACCTGGCGTCCACCTACACCATCCTGGCTGTGTTTCCCTCCAGGTACGCAGCTCAGAACGCCTTGCTCAGACACAGTGGCCCTGCCGGCCCTGGACCCATTCTTACCACCACGTTCAAACTCAGAACTAGCAAGAGACACTCTGATGAGTTTCACAACCAGGAGAGGACCACCTCTCAATAA
- the LOC109877641 gene encoding R3H domain-containing protein 1 isoform X7 encodes MRMSDPVTVKDISRTETMKVCEAGVELEAADWTDTTTLGADSRQNGVKDKPKPSGSLVPEHNATGHQDGSCCDNKRETSQISQSFDKEELSAKEEKEKVEKPEKMSRKMLSRDSSQDYTDSTGIDLHEFLVNTLKNNPRDRMMLLKLEQDILDFISNNESQKRKFPPMTSYHRMLLHRVAAYFGMDHNVDPTGKSVIINKTSNTRIPDQKFSEHIKDDKTDDFQKRYILKRDNASFDREDGMIRMRLKDDRRSKSIEEREEDYQRARDRIFAPDGDHFHLDGRSPDEEACISTQQRRQLFRLGDGRSASSRQSSSENDPKNCDARPWSSTDSDSSNRNLRPTMTKASSFSSISVLIRGDSSASSKSTGRLSKTGSESSNSVGSSTSSISRPQVLHLPLPVPAALTQAAGPVGGPSTVLPTPSSSSASSAATAPSSSRASVHCDRGSRNGPAPASGPAPTQATANATSYYLLPPEATGIPPGSILVNPHTGQPFVNPDGSAVVYNPSMTSQQGGRSQQSLAPPLPPPAPHQPTNHVLSQPVRHLQPSAPQPIQYSTISYPPPQFLPLSSNQQYTLQEGLAAQFSHMSVVRQASSDVTNGGPHPAMYPSGPVVLQAPLQHQQTGYMVAPPGPPVVGQTQAYPGPAHPMSQPVMQQQQGYMPQQMHTCYCAPAQDPHSHCNQHYRPVSPVHYTSPQNQPLPQQPGYHAVMPNQPQVPQHQNLVNNQQHSNMGNHMTAFMVQYPSMPSYQVSMPQGSQNMPPHQQACQQPMMIQSHPSQAPMAMSGMQVYYSVMPPNQHSTMSPSMGFLPPAGAEQMQFPRASSPCGTQQLPGQQCSGVLPGPHSGGMVMMQLTLPPNHQPRAHSPPQWKHNRYYSLDHTRSQRSSEQLNNSQNSPQLGGPSTPPAQPQAPTHQLTSIKNLRSAGLTPIPIMTQFPRPFGPGQAVDGRYPLLGQPLQYNPAIRPPLIHGTHHMIPNHHHGPMGIRHHGGRGRRPPPRKSLSSDLSVGDPVNGGVLEVLELPEGISRTEADSLLGELYRGGAMIKWLSETQQHQHQSGETLLKHCGAGGDGNNGDTNTDTTSCSKPPSSNHNDLASTYTILAVFPSRYAAQNALLRHSGPAGPGPILTTTFKLRTSKRHSDEFHNQERTTSQ; translated from the exons ATATCCCAGTCCTTTGATAAGGAGGAGCTGTCTGccaaggaggagaaagagaaggtggAGAAACCAGAGAAGATGTCCAGGAAAATGCTGTcaagag ATTCCAGCCAGGACTACACAGACTCTACTGGAATAGACCTGCATGAGTTCCTGGTCAACACTCTAAAGAACAACCCCAGAGACAGAATGATGCTGTTGAAGTTGGAGCAGGACATTCTGGATTTTATCAGTAATAATGA AAGCCAGAAGAGGAAGTTCCCTCCCATGACTTCGTACCATAGAATGCTGCTACATCGAGTGGCTGCCTACTTTGGCATGGATCACAATGTTGACCCCACTGGGAAGTCTGTCATCATCAACAAAACTAGCAATACAAGAAT ACCAGATCAAAAATTCTCAGAACACATAAAAGACGACAAAACGGATGATTTCCAAAAACGCTACATTCTCAAAAGAGACAACGCCAGCTTCGACCGGGAAGACGGCATG ATACGAATGCGCCTGAAAGACGACAGGAGAAGCAAATCTAtcgaggagagggaggaagactaTCAGAGAGCCAGGGACAGGATATTTGCACCAGAT GGAGATCATTTCCACCTAGATGGAAG GAGCCCTGATGAAGAGGCTTGTATCAGCACTCAACAGAGGCGGCAACTCTTCAG ACTAGGGGACGGGCGGTCAGCCAGCAGTAGACAGAGCAGCTCTGAGAATGACCCCAAGAACTGTGATGCCCGGCCGTGGAGCAGCACTGATTCAGACAGCTCCAACCGTAACCTGAGGCCGACCATGACCAAGGCCAGCAGCTTCAGCAGCATCTCTGTCCTCATCAGAGGAGACAGCTCAGCCAGCAGCAAGAGCACTGGACGCCTCTCCAAAACAG gtTCTGAGTCTTCTAATAGTGTAGGGTCTTCTACGAGTTCCATCTCTCGCCCCCAAGTACTCCACCTGCCTCTCCCTGTCCCAGCTGCTCTAACCCAGGCAGCCGGCCCTGTCGGGGGCCCCAGCACGGTGCTACctacaccctcctcctcctctgcgtCCTCCGCTGCCACGGCCCCCAGCAGTAGTAGAGCTTCTGTACACTGTGATCGGGGCAGCAGGAATGGCCCGGCACCTGCATCCGGCCCAGCGCCAACCCAGGCCACTGCTAATGCTACTAGTTACTATTTGCTTCCCCCAGAAGCCACAGGGATACCGCCTGGCAGTATACTGGTCAACCCACACACAG GCCAACCCTTTGTGAACCCTGACGGCAGTGCTGTGGTCTACAACCCCTCGATGACCTCACAGCAAGGTGGGAGGAGCCAGCAGTCCTTGGCCCCTCCCCTACCACCCCCAGCCCCGCACCAGCCAACCAATCACGTCCTCTCCCAG CCGGTTCGGCATCTCCAGCCCTCTGCTCCACAGCCGATCCAGTACTCAACCATCTCTTACCCTCCTCCTCAGTTCCTGCCACTCTCCTCTAACCAACAATACACTTTG CAAGAAGGGCTGGCTGCCCAGTTCAGCCACATGAGTGTGGTGCGCCAGGCGTCCAGCGACGTCACTAACGGTGGCCCCCACCCTGCCATGTACCCCTCGGGCCCTGTGGTGCTCCAGGCCCCCCTGCAGCACCAGCAGACTGGCTACATGGTGGCCCCTCCAGGGCCCCCTGTGGTGGGGCAAACCCAGGCCTACCCCGGCCCTGCACACCCTATGAGCCAGCCGGTCATGCAGCAGCAGCAGGGCTACATGCCACAGCAG ATGCACACATGTTACTGTGCTCCAGCCCAGGACCCCCACTCCCACTGCAACCAGCACTATCGCCCTGTCAGCCCCGTGCACTACACCAGCCCCCAGAACCAGCCTCTTCCCCAGCagccag GTTACCACGCTGTGATGCCAAATCAGCCCCAAGTCCCTCAGCATCAGAACCTGGTGAACAACCAGCAGCACAGCAATATGGGAAATCACATGACGGCCTTCATGGTCCAGTACCCTTCAATGCCGTCTTATCAG GTATCAATGCCCCAGGGGTCTCAGAACATGCCTCCACATCAGCAGGCATGTCAACAGCCCATGATGATCCAGAGCCATCCAAGCCAAGCTCCCATGGCCATGTCAGGCATGCAGGTTTACTACAGTGTCATGCCCCCAAATCAACACAGCACCATGAG TCCATCGATGGGTTTCTTACCTCCTGCTGGGGCAGAGCAGATGCAGTTTCCCCGGGCTTCGTCTCCGTGTGGAACCCAGCAGCTACCAGGACAGCAGTGCTCAG GTGTGCTCCCCGGTCCTCACAGTGGTGGGATGGTGATGATGCAGCTGACCCTGCCCCCTAACCACCAGCccagagcccactcccctccacagTGGAAACACAACAGATACTACAGTCTGGATCACACACGCAGCCAGAGGTCCTCAGAACAACTAAATAACTCACAG AACAGTCCTCAGCTGGGCGGCCCCAGCACGCCTCCAGCCCAGCCCCAAGCCCCAACCCACCAACTCACCTCCATAAAGAACCTCCGCTCGGCCGGCCTCACCCCCATCCCCATAATGACCCAGTTCCCCAGACCCTTCGGCCCAGGGCAGGCAGTGGACGGCAGATACCCATTGCTGGGTCAACCCCTCCAGTACAACCCTGCCATCAGGCCTCCGCTGATCCATGGCACACACCACATgatccccaaccaccaccac GGCCCAATGGGAATCCGGCATCATGGGGGGCGAGGGAGGAGACCACCACCTAGGAAGTCATTATCATCAGATCTTAGTGTAGGTGACCCAg TGAACGGTGGAGTCCTGGAGGTGCTGGAGCTACCAGAGGGCATCAGTCGTACGGAGGCAGACTCTCTCCTGGGGGAACTGTACAGAGGAGGGGCCATGATCAAGTGGTTGTCTGAGACCCAACAGCACCAACACCAGTCTGGTGAAACCCTGCTGAAGCACTGTGGGGCTGGGGGGGACGGTAACAACGGtgacacaaacactgacactacttCCTGTTCCAAACCCCCCAGTAGTAACCATAATGACCTGGCGTCCACCTACACCATCCTGGCTGTGTTTCCCTCCAGGTACGCAGCTCAGAACGCCTTGCTCAGACACAGTGGCCCTGCCGGCCCTGGACCCATTCTTACCACCACGTTCAAACTCAGAACTAGCAAGAGACACTCTGATGAGTTTCACAACCAGGAGAGGACCACCTCTCAATAA